The Globicephala melas chromosome X, mGloMel1.2, whole genome shotgun sequence genome window below encodes:
- the LOC115847082 gene encoding LOW QUALITY PROTEIN: olfactory receptor 1f45-like (The sequence of the model RefSeq protein was modified relative to this genomic sequence to represent the inferred CDS: inserted 1 base in 1 codon), with product MHQGNQTISEFFLLGLTVVSEQQQHIFTLFLCMYLVTIVGNLLIILAIINDAHLHSPMYFFLGNLSFTDICFTTTTIPKMLADIQSQSLIISFAGCLTQMYFFVLLVDLDNFFLAAMAHDLNIAICHPLHYAALLSPKGCVLLVVTPWVVSNLVSVLHLSLLGLLNFCDQREIPHFCDLETMLRLACLNSQINDLTILVIGGSVIFIPFTFIFVSYSLIGCTVLRIPSAKGKWKTFSTCGSHFLAVALFYGSIVGXYFPPSSAYSAERDKVAAIMYTVVTPMMKPFSYSLRNKDMKGALRRLLIREIYFWRW from the exons ATGCACCAAGGAAACCAAACTATCTCCGAATTTTTCCTCCTGGGACTCACAGTGGTGTCTGAACAGCAGCAGCACATCTTTACGCTGTTTCTGTGCATGTATCTGGTTACCATAGTGGGAAACTTACTCATCATCCTGGCTATTATCAATGACGCTCACCTCCACAGCCCCATGTACTTCTTCCTTGGCAATCTATCCTTCACTGACATCTGCTTCACAACCACTACCATCCCCAAAATGTTGGCAGACATCCAAAGCCAGAGCCTAATCATCTCTTTTGCAGGGTGCCTTACACAAATGTACTTTTTTGTGTTGCTGGTGGACCTGGACAATTTCTTCTTGGCAGCCATGGCACATGACCTGAACATTGCCATCTGTCACCCATTACACTATGCTGCATTACTGAGTCCCAAGGGTTGTGTCCTGCTCGTAGTGACTCCATGGGTTGTCTCTAATCTTGTTTCAGTACTGCATCTCAGTCTGCTGGGCCTCCTGAATTTCTGTGATCAGAGAGAAATCCCACACTTCTGTGACCTGGAAACCATGTTAAGGCTTGCTTGTTTAAACAGCCAGATCAATGATTTGACAATCCTAGTCATTGGGGGATCAGTTATCTTCATCCCATTCACCTTCATTTTTGTCTCCTATTCCCTTATTGGTTGCACTGTACTTAGGATTCCTTCAGCCAAGGGGAAGTGGAAAACATTCTCCACTTGTGGCTCCCATTTCTTAGCTGTGGCCCTCTTCTATGGATCCATTGTTG TCTACTTTCCTCCATCTTCTGCCTACTCAGCAGAAAGGGATAAGGTGGCTGCCATCATGTATACGGTTGTAACTCCCATGATGAAGCCCTTCAGCTATAGTCTAAGGAACAAGGACATGAAAGGAGCACTGAGGAGACTACTCATCAGGGAAATCTATTTCTGGAGATGGTGA